The Primulina eburnea isolate SZY01 chromosome 13, ASM2296580v1, whole genome shotgun sequence genome includes a region encoding these proteins:
- the LOC140809466 gene encoding cyclin-U2-1 has product MAIISPRKLRYDLHSHSCQENSSTTTPLVVSVLASLIERTMARNERIAKNRTWTLSKTRVFDCGEVPDMSIQAYLERIYRYTRAGSSVYVVAYIYIDRLCQLYPEFRIGSRNVHRLLVTTIMVASKYVEDMNYRNSYFARVGGLSTEEMNTLEFEFLFLMKFKLHVNVSVFESYCSHLEREVSVGGGYQIEKTLLSCAEEIKTKQKEERRFNEIARLLL; this is encoded by the exons ATGGCCATAATATCTCCAAGAAAGCTTAGGTATGATCTCCACTCTCATTCTTGCCAAGAAAACTCGAGCACCACCACTCCATTAGTCGTATCTGTTCTCGCTTCTCTCATCGAAAGAACAATGGCTAGGAATGAAAGGATAGCCAAGAATCGCACATGGACATTGTCCAAAACCCGAGTTTTCGACTGCGGGGAGGTGCCGGACATGTCGATTCAGGCCTATTTGGAGAGGATTTACAGATACACCCGAGCTGGATCATCCGTTTATGTCGTCGCATATATTTATATCGACAGGCTTTGCCAGTTATATCCTGAGTTTCGAATTGGATCACGAAATGTACATAGATTGCTTGTTACAACAATTATGGTGGCATCAAAATATGTCGAAGACAT GAATTATAGAAATTCTTACTTTGCCCGAGTTGGGGGATTGAGTACAGAGGAAATGAACACTTTGGAGTTCGAATTCTTGTTCTTGATGAAATTCAAACTGCACGTGAATGTGAGTGTGTTTGAGAGTTATTGTAGCCATTTGGAAAGGGAAGTGAGCGTCGGAGGAGGCTACCAAATCGAGAAGACTTTATTAAGCTGTGCGGAGGaaatcaaaacaaaacaaaaggaAGAGAGGAGATTCAACGAGATTGCCCGTCTGttattataa
- the LOC140810970 gene encoding zinc finger protein ZAT9-like, with translation MDNHRCKLCFRRFANGKALGGHMRSHTMNFRSSSSEEEAGEKSGLLSSLFSVPKESETEKHFICTRSEMVGQSRISTLNRIRMDGFFVDEEKIKIDPFFPPFSDPEYLSSSVDAAHCLIMLSRDKRRRDEIEYQTEEKEKKFEDDYSVDSCEEKVMKNKVRAKYYRCEICSKLFRSFQALGGHRASHNKVVRVNTRDSSGGPKPTAALLERTVACPFCPRVFASGQAFGGHKRTHFIAATATTTSPAKPFSRNGECFDIDLNLPASFDDEVLMHN, from the coding sequence ATGGATAATCACCGATGCAAGCTTTGTTTCAGGAGGTTTGCTAATGGAAAAGCTCTGGGAGGGCATATGAGATCCCACACGATGAACTTCCGTTCATCTTCATCAGAAGAAGAGGCGGGAGAAAAAAGTGGGTTGTTGAGTTCATTGTTTTCTGTTCCCAAGGAAAGTGAGACAGAGAAGCACTTTATTTGCACAAGATCTGAAATGGTGGGACAATCAAGAATTTCTACTTTAAACAGGATCCGGATGGATGGATTTTTTGTTGAtgaagaaaaaattaaaatcgaTCCGTTTTTTCCCCCATTTTCAGATCCTGAATACTTAAGTTCATCAGTAGATGCTGCCCACTGTTTGATTATGTTGTCAAGAGACAAACGGAGAAGGGATGAAATCGAATATCAAAcggaagaaaaagaaaagaaatttgAAGATGATTATTCAGTTGATTCTTGTGAAGAAAAAGTGATGAAGAATAAAGTTAGAGCAAAGTACTACAGATGTGAGATTTGTAGCAAGTTGTTCAGGTCCTTTCAAGCTCTTGGTGGGCACAGGGCTAGCCATAATAAAGTAGTCAGAGTTAACACCAGAGATTCCAGTGGTGGTCCGAAGCCGACCGCCGCACTGCTGGAGAGAACGGTGGCGTGCCCATTCTGTCCTAGAGTGTTTGCATCAGGACAGGCGTTCGGGGGACATAAGAGGACTCATTTCATTGCCGCAACTGCGACAACTACAAGTCCTGCTAAGCCATTTTCAAGAAATGGTGAATGTTTCGATATAGATTTAAATCTTCCTGCTTCATTTGATGACGAAGTTCTGATGCATAATTAG
- the LOC140810971 gene encoding vesicle-associated protein 1-1-like isoform X2, which produces MQLTNNSDLHVAFKVKTTNPRKYCVRPNTGVVEPHSACEVIVTMQAQKEAPPDMQCRDKFLLQCVLAGARIAAKDIAPEMFDKESGNQVEECKLKVSYIPPPLRPSSPVREGSEDESSPRVSVSEDGDVNQISESNYKSKTNVEPQESTSEDGKALISKLAEEKRNAVQQHNKLLQELELLRRQRSRSHGGVPFVYVIIVGLIGFLLGYLLKRM; this is translated from the exons ATGCAATTAACCAACAATTCCGATCTTCATGTCGCGTTCAAG GTGAAGACCACAAACCCAAGGAAGTATTGTGTGAGACCGAATACTGGAGTCGTTGAGCCTCACTCTGCTTGTGAAGTTATtg TTACGATGCAAGCCCAAAAAGAGGCTCCCCCAGACATGCAATGCAGGGATAAATTTCTCCTTCAGTGTGTATTGGCGGGCGCACGAATTGCGGCGAAGGACATCGCTCCTGAAAtg TTCGACAAGGAATCAGGAAATCAGGTTGAAGAATGCAAGTTGAAGGTCAGCTATATTCCACCACCCCTGCGACCTTCTTCACCAGTTAGAGAAGGGTCAGAGGATGAATCCTCGCCCAGGGTTTCAGTGTCAGAGGATGGGGATGTGAATCAGATTTCCGAATCTAACTAT AAGTCAAAAACAAATGTTGAACCACAGGAGAGCACATCAGAGGAT GGTAAGGCCCTTATTTCTAAGCTGGCCGAAGAAAAAAGGAACGCTGTTCAGCAACATAACAAGCTGCTGCAAGAATTG GAGCTGTTGAGGCGGCAACGTAGTAGAAGCCATGGGGGTGTCCCTTTTGTGTATGTTATCATTGTTGGCTTGATTGGCTTTCTGTTGGGGTATCTTTTGAAGAGAATGTAA
- the LOC140810971 gene encoding vesicle-associated protein 1-2-like isoform X1: MSDGDLLQIEPHELQFPFELKKQISCSMQLTNNSDLHVAFKVKTTNPRKYCVRPNTGVVEPHSACEVIVTMQAQKEAPPDMQCRDKFLLQCVLAGARIAAKDIAPEMFDKESGNQVEECKLKVSYIPPPLRPSSPVREGSEDESSPRVSVSEDGDVNQISESNYKSKTNVEPQESTSEDGKALISKLAEEKRNAVQQHNKLLQELELLRRQRSRSHGGVPFVYVIIVGLIGFLLGYLLKRM; this comes from the exons ATGAGTGACGGCGACCTCCTTCAAATCGAACCTCACGAACTTCAATTTCcat TTGAATTGAAGAAGCAGATCTCGTGTTCCATGCAATTAACCAACAATTCCGATCTTCATGTCGCGTTCAAG GTGAAGACCACAAACCCAAGGAAGTATTGTGTGAGACCGAATACTGGAGTCGTTGAGCCTCACTCTGCTTGTGAAGTTATtg TTACGATGCAAGCCCAAAAAGAGGCTCCCCCAGACATGCAATGCAGGGATAAATTTCTCCTTCAGTGTGTATTGGCGGGCGCACGAATTGCGGCGAAGGACATCGCTCCTGAAAtg TTCGACAAGGAATCAGGAAATCAGGTTGAAGAATGCAAGTTGAAGGTCAGCTATATTCCACCACCCCTGCGACCTTCTTCACCAGTTAGAGAAGGGTCAGAGGATGAATCCTCGCCCAGGGTTTCAGTGTCAGAGGATGGGGATGTGAATCAGATTTCCGAATCTAACTAT AAGTCAAAAACAAATGTTGAACCACAGGAGAGCACATCAGAGGAT GGTAAGGCCCTTATTTCTAAGCTGGCCGAAGAAAAAAGGAACGCTGTTCAGCAACATAACAAGCTGCTGCAAGAATTG GAGCTGTTGAGGCGGCAACGTAGTAGAAGCCATGGGGGTGTCCCTTTTGTGTATGTTATCATTGTTGGCTTGATTGGCTTTCTGTTGGGGTATCTTTTGAAGAGAATGTAA
- the LOC140809074 gene encoding LOW QUALITY PROTEIN: GRAS family protein RAM1-like (The sequence of the model RefSeq protein was modified relative to this genomic sequence to represent the inferred CDS: deleted 1 base in 1 codon), producing MRGMPLPFDFEGSGVLDLELVVEKRGFFTDCGTLSLDFFKKNCFLDSGFVEPTSVLDSARISSRPTSSSTLSSSFCGGGGGAASNDTAGVVAGSDSNPSPKWHQDSTTATSSNVGRVDSELLPIPTSLDTGIACGGGVGNAEKCAMEDWESVLSESVAVSPTQEQSIFRMIMADAEDPGMGNLNKVLQFKGGGSSAAAEFEFTAGFGAVDQSFGGDQFDAQFMPTFQNFPNSNRSNAESVVLASNVPSNYKLPPSSKDLMHPSAISNNLGAAGLHHQAAFDSCAEMKPPIFNPQLLINQQQIQQSQNPSFYLPLTFAQHQEQNLFVAPPQAKRLHTGSICGALDPRGQMLKGSYEDTGQQELFNSRQQAIPHQIQLLPQYRQHRPMGSGQKPKIVGGDEPGHSLQQQQQAIIDQLYKAAELVQTGNPVLAQEILARLNHQFSPIDKPFHRAAFYCKEALQLLLQTNNNIDLCPTSSSPFSLIFKIGAYKAFSEISPLVQFAHFTCNQALLEAFDGFHRIHIVDFDTGYGGQWASLIQELALRNEGTPSLKITVLASPSTHEQIELGLTRENLIHFASEMNLAFEFEVMSIDSLTSGLWSQCWHTSDSEVVAVNLPVGSLVNYQLPVPLVLHFVKQLSPRIVVSVDRGCDRTDLSFANHMIHALQSYSNLLESLDAVNMNADAMQNIERFFIHPGIEKVVMGRFRYPEKTQHWRTMFLSSGFSPLTFSNFTESQAECLIKKTPVRGFQVEKRQSSLVLCWQRKELISASAWRC from the exons ATGAGGGGGATGCCCTTACCCTTTGATTTTGAGGGGTCAGGGGTGTTAGATTTGGAGCTGGTTGTGGAGAAAAGAGGTTTTTTTACTGATTGTGGCACCCTTTCGTTggattttttcaagaaaaattgtTTCTTGGATAGTGGTTTTGTTGAGCCCACGTCTGTCCTGGATTCTGCAAGGATTTCTAGCCGGCCCACGTCTTCCTCAACCCTGTCTTCTTCTTTCTGTGGCGGTGGTGGCGGTGCCGCATCTAACGACACGGCGGGGGTGGTGGCGGGTTCGGACTCAAACCCATCTCCCAAGTGGCACCAAGATTCGACTACTGCCACCAGCTCCAATGTCGGACGAGTTGATTCCGAACTCCTCCCTATTCCGACGTCTCTTGATACCGGAATCGCCTGCGGCGGCGGTGTGGGGAACGCGGAGAAATGTGCTATGGAGGATTGGGAGAGTGTGCTGTCGGAGTCCGTCGCCGTTTCTCCGACTCAAGAACAGTCCATTTTCCGGATGATCATGGCGGATGCGGAGGACCCTGGAATGGGGAATCTGAATAAGGTTCTTCAATTTAAG GGTGGTGGCAGTTCAGCTGCGGCGGAGTTTGAGTTCACTGCGGGGTTTGGAGCTGTGGATCAAAGCTTCGGTGGTGACCAATTTGACGCACAATTTATGCCGACATTTCAAAATTTCCCCAATAGTAATAGATCCAATGCGGAAAGTGTTGTTCTGGCTTCTAATGTCCCAAGTAACTATAAATTGCCTCCTAGCTCGAAAGATCTTATGCATCCTTCCGCAATATCCAACAATCTTGGAGCTGCAGGTTTGCATCATCAAGCTGCATTTGATTCTTGTGCAGAAATGAAGCCTCCCATTTTCAATCCCCAGCTGCTGATAAATCAGCAGCAAATTCAGCAATCTCAGAACCCCTCATTTTACTTACCTCTAACTTTTGCACAACACCAAGAGCAGAATCTTTTTGTGGCTCCTCCTCAGGCGAAAAGGCTCCACACGGGTTCTATTTGTGGTGCCCTCGATCCCCGTGGCCAAATGTTGAAAGGTTCTTATGAGGATACAGGCCAACAAGAGTTGTTCAATAGTAGACAGCAGGCAATTCCTCATCAGATTCAATTACTTCCCCAATATCGGCAACATAGGCCAATGGGTTCAGGGCAGAAGCCAAAAATTGTCGGCGGGGATGAACCAGGGCATAGCCTCCAGCAACAACAGCAGGCAATAATCGACCAGCTGTACAAAGCGGCTGAGCTGGTCCAGACAGGGAATCCTGTACTCGCGCAAGAGATATTGGCGCGGCTCAATCACCAGTTCTCTCCTATTGATAAGCCTTTTCATAGGGCTGCTTTTTATTGCAAGGAGGCGTTGCAATTGCTCCTCCAAACTAACAACAATATTGACCTGTGTCCCACCAGTTCTTCCCCGTTTAGTCTTATTTTCAAGATCGGTGCTTATAAGGCCTTCTCTGAGATTTCACCCCTAGTACAATTTGCGCATTTTACTTGCAATCAAGCCCTCCTAGAAGCCTTTGACGGATTCCATAGGATTCATATTGTAGATTTTGATACTGGGTATGGTGGACAATGGGCCTCTCTCATTCAGGAACTAGCACTAAGGAACGAGGGCACACCTTCTTTGAAAATCACTGTACTTGCGTCACCCTCAACTCATGAGCAGATAGAGCTCGGGCTCACTCGGGAAAATCTCATTCATTTTGCTAGTGAAATGAATCTAGCATTTGAGTTCGAGGTTATGAGCATCGATTCTTTGACTTCTGGTTTATGGTCTCAGTGTTGGCACACATCCGATAGTGAAGTGGTTGCCGTGAATCTTCCAGTTGGTTCCCTCGTCAATTACCAGTTACCGGTTCCTTTAGTCCTTCACTTTGTGAAACAATTGTCTCCAAGAATTGTTGTCTCTGTGGACAGAGGATGTGACCGAACTGATCTTTCATTTGCCAACCATATGATTCATGCTCTTCAATCGTATTCCAACCTTCTAGAGTCGCTGGATGCAGTTAATATGAATGCAGATGCCATGCAAAATATCGAGAGGTTTTTTATCCATCCCGGGATCGAAAAAGTTGTAATGGGTCGTTTTCGTTATCCTGAAAAGACACAGCATTGGAGGACTATGTTTCTATCTTCGGGCTTTTCCCCATTAACATTCAGCAATTTCACCGAATCACAAGCCGAATGCCTCATAAAGAAAACTCCCGTACGAGGATTCCAAGTAGAGAAGAGGCAATCGTCGCTCGTTCTTTGTTGGCAACGGAAGGAGTTGATCTCTGCTTCGGCTTGGAGATGCTGA